The genomic DNA GCGCTCACTCAATGTTTCTATTTTCTCCCAACTGTTGTCGAGGCTAAAGTCATCTACCAGTATAATTTCGAACGAATCAAATACGGGAGTAATATGCTTGATAAGTTCATCAACCAATGTATCAACAATTGATTCGGCATTATATACCGCAGTAACTACAGAAAGCATCATACTGGGAAGACATTTATTTTCGGATGTGCAAAGCTAAATAAATGCATAAATAACTCAAATGGATAAATCAGTGTGCTTCGAGCTGATTAAGCGACTTAATTCTTTGCTAACGATTGCTGCAAAATAATCAGATTCCAAATTCGCTGTGCCAGGAAATCGTTCTTGCCATTATTGAATCGCCTGATTAACTCTTCAACATAAGTCACATTCAATAGATTGGTTTGCTTTATTACTTCTGCCGAAAGGTATTTGTTAATCATGTACTGCAAATCGTGATGCAGCCAGGCTGCAAGCGGAACCGAGAAACCCCATTTAGGCCTATTCATCATTTGCCTGGGTATATATTTATACATTACCTCTTTGAGCAAATATTTAGCAATCCCTTTATGATAACGCAAGTTGTAAGGCAACGAAAATGCAAATTCTACCACATGCTTATCAAGCAAAGGCACCCGTACTTCAATTGAATGTTGCATACTTGCACGGTCCACTTTTACTAATAAATCTTCGGGCAGGTAATAATGAAAATCGAAGAGCGCCTGCTTTTCCGCAAAGTTGAGCGAACGGCCGGGAGCAAATAAATCGAAATGCAACTTTTCGGTTGGCGTAGTATGTAGTTGATGTATTTCTTTTTTACTAAAAAAATATTGCTCATGCGAGAATATATGGCTGTGCAGCGAAAAGTTATCTTTCCAATCCATCATACGAGCAATACGCTTATACCTTGATGAGAGCAAATTCAATGCTGGGTGAATACGCTGATATGCATGACGCTTATACGGATTTTGAAATCGCATGGCCCATTGATACGAACCATATCCTAAAAACAATTCATCGCCACCATCGCCTGACAATACCACCTTGCAATGTTTTGCAGCCATTTGCGAAACAATATAAGTTGGCAAAGCACTGCTATCGGCAAACGGCTCGGTATATATACCAGAAACTTTTTCAGCAAGATGAAGCGCATCATTAAGCGAGAGGTCTAACCGGTGATGATTGCTTCCAATATGTGCAGCAATAGCTTCGGCAAAGGGCGCTTCGTTATACTTAGACTCATTGAATCCGATAGAATAAGTGTCAATCTGCTTACCATGCGCCTGTTGCGCCAATGCCGCAACAACACTCGAATCGGTACCTCCGCTTAAAAAAACTCCGATAGGCACATCGCTTTGAAGTTGCAAGGAAACACTTTGCAACAATAACTCTTCAAGTTTTCCAATAGCTATTGAGGTTGAAGATCCTGGATTAACTCTTGCTGTTGACTCCAGTGTCCAGAATTTATTTTGTTTTACTCCATTTTTATCAATCACTAAATAATGTCCGGCCTCCAGTTTCATAACACCCTTATACAACGTATATGGTGCTGGTATATATCCTAAATGCAAATAATAGTTAACAGCCAAATGATCAATTTCGAAATTCCTGTTCAATAACTTTAATGCTTGCAACTCGGATGAAAAAACAACATCACTCCTGCTTGATGCATAATACAAAGGTTTAATGCCAACATGATCGCGCGCAATTAATAATACTTCCCTGTGCAAATCATAAAATGCAAAAGCAAACATGCCATTCAACTTATTTAATGCACTTTCGCCTTCATGTATAAGCAAATATAATAGCACCTCGGTATCGCTGCTTGTTGTAAATTGCTGATTGAATGTTTTAGCAAGATAGTCCTTAAGGAACTTGTAGTTATACAATTCTCCGTTAAAAATAATTCGGTATTGGCCTGTGCTATCTTGCAGTGGTTGATTTGCTCTTGCATCCAAATCAATAATAGACAATCGGTTGTGTGCTAAACCAATGGTGTTATTTTCAAAAAACCCATTGGCATCCGGCCCGCGATGTTGCATAGACTTATTCATTCCAAGTAGGTCTATGCCTGCATGGCTTTCACTAAACAAATAATAACCGGCTATACCACACATACC from Bacteroidota bacterium includes the following:
- the asnB gene encoding asparagine synthase (glutamine-hydrolyzing); translation: MCGIAGYYLFSESHAGIDLLGMNKSMQHRGPDANGFFENNTIGLAHNRLSIIDLDARANQPLQDSTGQYRIIFNGELYNYKFLKDYLAKTFNQQFTTSSDTEVLLYLLIHEGESALNKLNGMFAFAFYDLHREVLLIARDHVGIKPLYYASSRSDVVFSSELQALKLLNRNFEIDHLAVNYYLHLGYIPAPYTLYKGVMKLEAGHYLVIDKNGVKQNKFWTLESTARVNPGSSTSIAIGKLEELLLQSVSLQLQSDVPIGVFLSGGTDSSVVAALAQQAHGKQIDTYSIGFNESKYNEAPFAEAIAAHIGSNHHRLDLSLNDALHLAEKVSGIYTEPFADSSALPTYIVSQMAAKHCKVVLSGDGGDELFLGYGSYQWAMRFQNPYKRHAYQRIHPALNLLSSRYKRIARMMDWKDNFSLHSHIFSHEQYFFSKKEIHQLHTTPTEKLHFDLFAPGRSLNFAEKQALFDFHYYLPEDLLVKVDRASMQHSIEVRVPLLDKHVVEFAFSLPYNLRYHKGIAKYLLKEVMYKYIPRQMMNRPKWGFSVPLAAWLHHDLQYMINKYLSAEVIKQTNLLNVTYVEELIRRFNNGKNDFLAQRIWNLIILQQSLAKN